DNA sequence from the Pedobacter sp. W3I1 genome:
TGCACCACCATTACCCAAAGTATTTTGGATAAAAGTTAAATAAGCCGGCACCGTGTTACCCACTTCGGCATAAGTACCTCTTATTTTGGCATACGTAATCGCCTCTGGCAATTTAACCATTTGCGATACAATGAATGATAAACCTACCGATGGATAGAAATAAGAGACATTTGGCGTAAATGACAGGTTTGAAGACCAGTCGTTTCTACCTGTTAAAGTTAAAAATGCCCAATCCTTATATGATAAATTCGCGTTTGCAAATACTGCCTGCAATTGGCTGTGGTAAGCATCACTCGCTTTAGTGGTATTCAATACATCTGAGGTATAGGTACCTGCAGTAGCCACAATGGTATTATTCGGCGTAAATAAATCAACAGCACTCAGATCTCCTGCTAAAGATAATCCTGTGGTTTTCTGATCATTGATACTACTACCAATTAATCCGTTAATTTTAAAGTCAGATCCTTTCAATGGTACGGTAACATTTAAGATCGCATCAGCATATTTCTGAATAAAGGTTTGGGTGTTCTGAGAAAGATATCCTCTTCCGTTTGAGTTAAAGTTTCCGTTTATACCTGAATAACGTCTGTTTTCAAAATCATCTGTCGTACGGTCTATATTTCCCCTAATCTGTAAGTTTAACCATGGGGTAAACTCATATTTCACATTTCCACTTAATAAAAAGCGGTTTCTGATGGCTGTATTTGGATTAAGGTTGGTTAAAAACCATGGGTTCTGGTTAATATCTGCAGAACCGCCAAGCCAGTTCTGACGGGCAGTGCCTACGTTGCCTGCAAGCAGATAATTATCTTTATAAGGTGTAATATCAACTCCTCTCGGAAAAAGATATAATCCAATCAAAGGGTTATTATACAATCCAATTGATGGACTGTTATTGATGCGTTGGTTAATGTAGTTCACATTTCCATCAACCGTTAATTTATTGTTTAAAAACTTGGCTGTTTCGCGCAGGTTAATATTATGCCTGTTTAACTTATTGCCTTCCTGTATGCCACTTGCATAAGTATTGGCATAAGAAAAATAGGTTTGGGCAATTTCCGAGCCGCCAGAAAAATTGATCGAGTTGGTCGCATTTGTTCCGGTCTGGAAAAACTGATCGAGGTTATCAGTTGTGTTGCTGATGGCAGCTCCCCAGCTGTCTCTGGTGGTAGTAGATGCAGGGCCATAACTGTTTTGAAATTCGGGTTTGTAAGCAATTTTATCAAAAGTTAAACTCGATGAAAAACCGATTTGTGTTTTACCGGCTTTACCTTGTTTAGTAGTGATTAAGATTACCCCATTTTGTGCCTGGCTACCGTATAGGGCCGCGGCAGATGCACCTTCTAACACCGTTAAGCTTTCAATATCATCAGGGTTTAAATTCGATATTCCATCACCACCGTCCTGGCCGCCACCAAAAACACTGTTCTGTTGTGCATTGGCATTACCGTTATTGCTGATTGGTACCCCATCAATTACATATAAAGGCTGGTTGTTACCACTCACCGAACGGCTACCCCTTAATATTACTTTGGCTGAACCACCAACACCCGAAGAACTCGGACTAATGGTCATCCCGGCAACTTTACCATTTAACGAATTTACCAGATTGGGGCTTTTTACTTTATTCAGTTCCTCACCCGATACCTGTTGAGTAGTATAGGTTAACGATTTTTCTGAACGTTTTATACCCAGCGCTGTAACTACAACTGTTTCCAGTTCTTTAGAATCGTTGGCCAGTGTAACATCTATAGTAGATTGTGTGCCAACGGTAACTTCTTTGCTCTGGTAACCAATAAAAGAGAATACCAATATATCACCGGTTTTGGCCGCGATAGTGTATTGCCCCGTTCCATTAGTCTGTGTATTTACCTGCGTGCCCTTAACGTTTACGGTTACACCTGGTATGGTTAAACCGGTACCATCTTTAACGGTACCTTTTATTGGCTCCTGATAATGTGCACTTACGGATATTAAAGGCAGTGCATTATTAATTGTTTCTGCTGCATACAGGCCTGTGGATGCATAAAGCAATAAGCACGTGAGCTGTAAAGATTTTTTCATATTCATTATGAATAATTTTGAATAAGTATTTGGTTAATTGTTTGCCGCCTTCAGGATTCCATCCATCCGGTTTTATAGTTAAGAGCATTTTGTTTACACAAATTGCCTACAAGGGAATTGAATTATTTTTAAATAATTTTTCTGTTCCGTCGTGGCTGTATCATAAATATAGAATTGTCATCCTGAGCATGTCGAAGGACCCGTTTAAATGCTCCGCAAAGCGTTTCGACGAGCTTAACGTGACAAGTTTGAATGGAATCAAAACTTATGAGACAGCCTCCTTTCCTGTTATAAAGACCCTGATCCAGATAATATCAATTGCCTGAAAAGGACTCTTATGATATAATATTTAATCGAAATCAGCTTTTTCAACTGTCTCTTTTGTCTGCGTAGCCCAGCAACCTGCGGCACCAACCAGTGCAGCATCTTCATTTAGCCTGGAGATATGGATAGACGTGGTGATGCCCTGCGATTCGAGGTATTTAATCACATTGGGTACAAAACGGCTGGAAGCATTGGCAATGTTACCACCAATTACAATCGCTTCGGCTGCATGATCCT
Encoded proteins:
- a CDS encoding SusC/RagA family TonB-linked outer membrane protein, whose product is MKKSLQLTCLLLYASTGLYAAETINNALPLISVSAHYQEPIKGTVKDGTGLTIPGVTVNVKGTQVNTQTNGTGQYTIAAKTGDILVFSFIGYQSKEVTVGTQSTIDVTLANDSKELETVVVTALGIKRSEKSLTYTTQQVSGEELNKVKSPNLVNSLNGKVAGMTISPSSSGVGGSAKVILRGSRSVSGNNQPLYVIDGVPISNNGNANAQQNSVFGGGQDGGDGISNLNPDDIESLTVLEGASAAALYGSQAQNGVILITTKQGKAGKTQIGFSSSLTFDKIAYKPEFQNSYGPASTTTRDSWGAAISNTTDNLDQFFQTGTNATNSINFSGGSEIAQTYFSYANTYASGIQEGNKLNRHNINLRETAKFLNNKLTVDGNVNYINQRINNSPSIGLYNNPLIGLYLFPRGVDITPYKDNYLLAGNVGTARQNWLGGSADINQNPWFLTNLNPNTAIRNRFLLSGNVKYEFTPWLNLQIRGNIDRTTDDFENRRYSGINGNFNSNGRGYLSQNTQTFIQKYADAILNVTVPLKGSDFKINGLIGSSINDQKTTGLSLAGDLSAVDLFTPNNTIVATAGTYTSDVLNTTKASDAYHSQLQAVFANANLSYKDWAFLTLTGRNDWSSNLSFTPNVSYFYPSVGLSFIVSQMVKLPEAITYAKIRGTYAEVGNTVPAYLTFIQNTLGNGGALTINTNRAFAELKPERTKSFEIGTDMRFLANRLNFSFTYYKTNTKNQYIPVKPAPSGLVATGYLNAGDVQNQGIQFTLGADVLKGDGLNWNTSINGSLNRNKIIDVAASQGLNSIDLTGGGNNAYISRIATGGSYGDIYGYTLQRDANGGIILTGDGSTANPYFPVKSTDYSLIANANPKFQLGWNNSFNYKDFSLSFLVDGKFGGKVLSLTEALMDQAGASKASGDARAQGGVKIDGVDASGKAVSATINPQSYYSFLGDRNGVTGEYVYNATVVRLREASIGYNLPLKGTFKSMRLSLIGRNLFYFYKKAPYDPEVTMSTGNGLSGIDVFNQPVTRSFGFNLNVLF